In the Candidatus Methylomirabilota bacterium genome, one interval contains:
- a CDS encoding MerR family transcriptional regulator: MSAEEPGRDIEAQERPAIPDKLYYRIGEVEGLTAIPAYVLRYWESEFKLLRPKKNPAGQRLYRKRDLDLVLRIKSLLYDERLTLEGAKKRLYAESRGAGQLDLGVRGQALEAALRRTRDQLRALRDRLVPPKS, translated from the coding sequence GTGAGCGCCGAAGAGCCGGGGCGGGACATCGAGGCGCAGGAACGGCCCGCGATCCCGGACAAGCTCTACTATCGGATCGGCGAGGTCGAGGGCCTCACGGCCATTCCGGCGTATGTCCTCCGCTACTGGGAGTCGGAGTTCAAGCTCCTGCGCCCCAAGAAGAATCCCGCCGGGCAGCGTCTCTATCGCAAGCGCGATCTCGACCTGGTCTTGCGCATCAAGAGCCTGCTGTACGACGAGCGGCTCACCCTCGAGGGCGCCAAGAAGCGGCTCTACGCCGAGAGCCGCGGGGCCGGGCAGCTCGACCTGGGCGTGCGCGGTCAGGCACTCGAAGCGGCCCTCCGACGCACCCGAGACCAGTTGCGCGCGCTGCGCGATCGACTCGTACCTCCCAAGAGCTGA
- a CDS encoding DUF512 domain-containing protein produces the protein MTSCAPSQAEGVFVASVRPRSAAARAGLRPGDRIVAINGAPLRDAIDFHFHAGEARLRLQIEREGRTRYHGIERGRGQVGLELEAPRPGEIATCANKCVFCFIHQLPKGMRKSLYVKDDDFRLSFLHGNYITLTDLEEAELRRIEEQRLSPLYVSVHATDPDLRHRLLGQPALRGELMPRMERLAKAGIVMHAQIVLVPDWNDGGHLERSIRDLARLHPQVATTAVVPVGLTRHRERLPQLRTLTDEEARRLAEIVESWQEEFLRSLGSRFVWASDEVYLQAGRGLPRTAAYEGFPILEDGVGLVRRFTDTFAQAARRLPSRLDVPRRVTIVTGEMFAPLLRRLLAELSIRGLEVTVAPIANEWFGRGIGVAGLLTGRDIREQLAGRDLGERVLVPAVAVRDGDGVFLDDVTPPELSTALGVSTHVVEATGSALIAALAAR, from the coding sequence ATGACCAGCTGCGCTCCTAGCCAGGCCGAGGGCGTCTTCGTCGCCTCCGTGCGGCCCCGGAGCGCGGCCGCGCGCGCGGGTCTCCGCCCCGGCGATCGCATCGTCGCCATCAATGGCGCCCCGCTGCGCGACGCCATCGACTTCCACTTTCACGCCGGTGAGGCCCGGCTGCGTCTCCAGATCGAACGCGAGGGCCGCACGCGATATCACGGGATCGAGCGGGGCCGCGGCCAGGTGGGGCTCGAGCTCGAGGCGCCGCGCCCGGGCGAGATCGCGACCTGCGCGAACAAGTGCGTCTTCTGCTTCATCCATCAGCTGCCCAAGGGCATGCGTAAGAGCCTCTACGTCAAGGACGACGATTTCCGTCTCTCCTTCCTGCACGGCAACTACATCACCCTCACGGACCTCGAGGAGGCCGAGCTCCGCCGCATCGAGGAGCAGCGGCTCTCGCCCCTCTACGTCTCCGTCCACGCCACGGATCCCGACCTGCGCCATCGGCTCCTCGGCCAGCCCGCTCTCCGCGGGGAGCTCATGCCGCGCATGGAGCGTCTGGCCAAGGCCGGCATCGTCATGCACGCGCAGATCGTGCTCGTGCCCGACTGGAACGACGGTGGGCACCTGGAGCGCTCGATCCGCGACCTGGCGCGCCTGCATCCGCAGGTGGCGACCACGGCGGTGGTGCCCGTCGGGCTCACCCGCCACCGCGAGCGTCTCCCGCAGCTGCGCACCCTGACGGACGAGGAAGCGCGCCGGCTCGCCGAGATCGTCGAATCCTGGCAGGAGGAGTTTCTCCGCTCCCTGGGCAGCCGCTTCGTCTGGGCCTCGGACGAGGTCTATCTCCAGGCCGGGCGAGGGCTGCCGCGCACGGCCGCCTATGAGGGCTTCCCCATCCTGGAGGACGGCGTCGGACTCGTCCGGCGCTTCACCGACACCTTCGCCCAGGCCGCTCGACGCCTGCCCTCCCGCCTGGATGTCCCGCGTCGCGTGACGATCGTCACCGGCGAAATGTTCGCGCCTCTCCTTCGCCGTTTGCTTGCCGAGCTCTCCATCCGGGGGCTCGAGGTGACAGTCGCCCCCATCGCGAACGAGTGGTTCGGTCGCGGCATCGGCGTGGCGGGCCTCCTCACGGGCCGCGATATCCGCGAGCAGCTCGCCGGCCGGGACCTGGGTGAGCGAGTCCTCGTCCCCGCCGTCGCCGTCAGGGATGGCGACGGGGTCTTCCTCGACGACGTCACGCCCCCAGAGCTCTCGACGGCCCTCGGCGTCTCCACGCATGTCGTGGAGGCGACCGGCTCCGCTCTCATCGCGGCGCTCGCCGCCCGCTGA
- a CDS encoding SPOR domain-containing protein, with the protein MAANPEQDEYLDEDERDDIAQRSIFSAGWFRALLVLTVLAIVVVVSLPYLLNWLEPTPAAPPKPQTKASEPAPAPAAPAPTTPAPTAGTAQPAKPEATAPPATAQTEAPKPAPAAPTPADRPLGTAPLPAAPAQAPSASTAKAAPAKPEAVKPPAVAAVPKRAPTPAPAASGSYWIQVGAFVQEKNAEALAKTLRAEQFPVEIARLSRGGGGASAPAKAVESAGQNQLVITGTTPDAVNAALKGKGTAQVVKGGIVVNPAYDLETAMSLSSQLKKEGFKVVIRRAKSGATTPAPATGGGITYHVVRVGGFADPAKAQQARADLEAKGHAGFVTRGAPR; encoded by the coding sequence ATGGCAGCCAATCCCGAGCAGGACGAGTACCTGGACGAGGACGAGCGGGACGACATCGCCCAACGCAGCATTTTCTCTGCCGGGTGGTTCCGTGCCCTGCTCGTGTTGACCGTCCTGGCCATCGTGGTGGTCGTATCGCTGCCGTATCTCCTGAACTGGCTCGAGCCCACGCCGGCGGCGCCGCCCAAACCGCAGACCAAGGCGTCCGAGCCCGCTCCCGCTCCGGCTGCTCCTGCGCCGACGACGCCCGCCCCGACGGCGGGCACCGCGCAGCCCGCCAAGCCTGAGGCGACGGCTCCACCCGCGACGGCGCAGACGGAGGCGCCCAAGCCCGCGCCGGCCGCCCCGACTCCCGCCGATCGCCCGCTGGGCACGGCGCCGCTCCCCGCTGCTCCCGCTCAGGCGCCATCAGCCTCGACCGCCAAGGCCGCGCCCGCCAAGCCGGAGGCGGTCAAGCCTCCCGCGGTGGCTGCGGTGCCCAAGCGCGCGCCGACGCCCGCTCCCGCGGCCAGCGGAAGCTACTGGATACAGGTCGGAGCCTTCGTCCAGGAAAAGAATGCCGAGGCCCTGGCCAAGACGCTGCGCGCCGAGCAATTCCCCGTCGAGATCGCGCGCCTGAGCCGGGGCGGCGGCGGGGCGAGCGCCCCCGCCAAGGCCGTCGAATCGGCGGGGCAGAACCAGCTCGTCATCACGGGCACGACTCCGGATGCCGTCAATGCCGCGCTCAAGGGCAAAGGTACCGCGCAGGTCGTCAAGGGCGGCATCGTCGTCAATCCCGCCTATGACCTCGAAACGGCCATGTCACTCTCCTCGCAGCTCAAGAAAGAGGGCTTCAAGGTCGTCATCCGCCGCGCCAAGAGCGGCGCGACCACGCCGGCCCCCGCCACGGGAGGCGGCATCACGTATCACGTCGTGCGGGTCGGTGGCTTTGCCGACCCGGCCAAAGCCCAGCAGGCGCGCGCCGATCTGGAGGCCAAGGGCCATGCCGGCTTTGTCACCCGGGGCGCGCCCCGCTGA
- the der gene encoding ribosome biogenesis GTPase Der: protein MIRPILAIVGRPNVGKSTLFNRLVGRRRSIVHDVPGVTRDRLYGTVTHERWQATVVDTGGFDPSTESDLVAAVRSQVMLAIEEADLVIFVVDGRDGLTGLDEEIAIILRKSRRPVVLAVNKIDGAGQEGALADFYRLGFPTLQTISGEHGRGVAELLETARDQAPPPVVETHVEGVRVAIIGRPNVGKSSLVNAVLGEPRVLVHELPGTTRDSVDTPVSFRDRPYLLVDTAGIRRKGRVTETLEKLSVVMALKSLERADVAVLVMDAADGVTAQDAHIAGYAHEAGRGIVLAVNKWDLVPPDLVGKADVTAQIHERLPFLDYAPICFISALKSWGLRDLFDTVDTVAAETRKRLQPGELISIIRQAVERRPISSHGAPLRIHSVQQVAVSPPTFAVKVNWAGKLHFSYERYLINTLRHAASFTGSPIRLLLRHAPRKKATGGGRRPRR from the coding sequence GTGATCCGCCCCATCCTCGCGATCGTGGGCCGCCCCAATGTCGGCAAGTCCACCCTCTTCAACCGGCTGGTGGGGCGCCGCCGCTCCATCGTGCACGATGTGCCCGGGGTGACCAGGGACCGCCTCTACGGCACCGTCACTCACGAGCGCTGGCAGGCGACGGTGGTGGACACCGGCGGCTTCGACCCGAGCACGGAGTCCGATCTCGTGGCCGCCGTCCGCAGCCAGGTCATGCTCGCCATCGAGGAGGCCGATCTGGTGATCTTCGTCGTGGACGGGCGCGACGGGCTGACCGGCCTCGACGAGGAGATCGCGATTATCTTGCGAAAGAGCCGGCGCCCCGTCGTGCTGGCCGTGAACAAGATCGACGGGGCAGGGCAGGAGGGCGCGCTCGCCGATTTCTACCGCCTCGGCTTCCCGACGCTGCAGACCATCTCGGGCGAGCACGGCCGCGGGGTGGCCGAGCTCCTGGAGACCGCGCGCGATCAGGCGCCCCCGCCCGTCGTCGAGACCCACGTCGAGGGCGTCCGCGTGGCCATCATCGGCCGGCCCAATGTCGGCAAGTCCTCGCTCGTCAACGCCGTCCTCGGCGAGCCGCGCGTCCTCGTCCACGAGCTGCCCGGCACCACTCGCGATAGCGTGGACACGCCGGTCTCCTTCCGCGACCGCCCCTACCTGCTCGTCGACACGGCGGGCATCCGTCGCAAGGGGCGTGTCACGGAGACGCTCGAGAAGCTCTCCGTGGTCATGGCGCTCAAGAGCCTGGAGCGTGCTGACGTGGCCGTGCTCGTGATGGATGCCGCCGACGGCGTCACCGCGCAGGACGCTCACATCGCGGGCTACGCGCACGAGGCGGGGCGCGGCATCGTCCTGGCCGTCAACAAGTGGGACCTCGTGCCCCCGGACCTCGTGGGCAAGGCCGATGTCACCGCGCAGATCCACGAGCGGCTGCCCTTCCTCGACTATGCGCCGATCTGCTTCATCTCGGCGCTCAAGAGCTGGGGTCTTCGCGATCTCTTCGACACCGTCGACACCGTGGCGGCCGAGACGCGCAAGCGACTGCAGCCGGGCGAGCTGATCTCGATCATTCGTCAGGCCGTCGAGCGCCGACCGATCTCCTCTCACGGCGCGCCGCTGCGCATTCACAGCGTGCAGCAGGTCGCGGTCTCGCCGCCCACCTTCGCGGTGAAAGTGAACTGGGCGGGCAAGCTCCACTTCTCCTACGAGCGCTATCTCATCAATACGCTGCGCCACGCCGCCAGCTTCACCGGCTCGCCCATTCGCTTGCTCCTGCGTCACGCGCCTCGCAAGAAGGCAACGGGGGGTGGGCGCCGGCCGCGGCGGTAG
- a CDS encoding integration host factor subunit alpha, translated as MTVLTKNDLINAVAAHGLSKRQSASVVESLFDIIFRCFEKGEDVKIVGFGHFRIRRKASRRGRNPQTGDSIEITARKVLTFKPSKGLKIRINHHAQ; from the coding sequence GTGACGGTACTGACGAAGAATGATCTCATCAACGCGGTGGCGGCCCATGGACTGTCCAAGCGGCAGTCCGCGTCGGTGGTGGAGTCGCTGTTCGACATCATCTTCCGCTGCTTCGAGAAGGGCGAAGACGTGAAGATCGTCGGGTTCGGGCACTTCCGCATCCGGCGCAAGGCCTCGCGGCGCGGCCGCAACCCGCAGACCGGCGACAGCATCGAGATCACCGCCCGGAAGGTGCTGACCTTCAAGCCGAGCAAAGGGCTGAAGATCCGCATCAACCACCACGCGCAGTGA